The sequence GATCAGACCTGAATCTAACAGTAAACTTGATGTAGCAGCTTCGATTATTAAAGAAAACGGAGGTACCTACTTATTAACAGGACATACTGATATTAAAGGAAATGCAGCTTATAACCTAAGATTATCTAAAGAAAGAGCTGCTGCTGTAGTAGGAGCGCTTGAAAACAGAGGTATCAATGAAAGTGTACTGAAATCAAGAGGAGTAGGATCTGTAGATGCTAAAATTCCAGCTTCAGCCTCTGATGCTGAAAGAATGGCAGATAGAAAAGTTACGGTAAGATTTATAGAAGGTTCAGAATGGGATTCTCTTAAAAAGAAAGACTATGAAGATGCTTCTGTAAAAAAACCAGTAAAAAAAGCACCATCTAAGAAAAAGAAGAAGTAATTTCTTATAATACATGTAAAACCGAAAAGAATTGTTCTTTTCGGTTTTTTTTTTTCTACTACGAATTTTTTTACATACCTTTATATCATTTTCCGGGGAATAGGTGCAAGATTGGCAAGATATAGACACTATTGTTTTGGAAAAAATAATACAAAAATCACTTTTTAGCGTAAAAAAATCATTTAAAATAACTTAACTAAAAAAATAACACTATGAAATTAAGTTTAGCAATTGTTGCATTAGCTTTGGCGATTCCTACTGCCAGTTATGCACAAGACTCAACGGCAGTTTCAAAAGGAGAGTATCCCAATACGTTCTCGTCTGGGTCTGCCAACGTTTCCCCATTCACAAATCAATCAAAAAGATTTAATGACTGGTCTATTTCTGCAGGGGTTGGAGTTCCACTACTTCAGTCAGCAGATTTAACCTCCATTAAGAATGGTAACGGTAAAAACCTTTTCGGATATTCAGCTTATGTAAGTATTGATAAAGCGATCACCCATGCATTTGGAATCAATTTACAATATGACAGAGGTGAAACACGACAAGGATGGTTCAATACCAAAGATGCAGCACCTGATGCAAAGGCGGTAGCGGGTAGAACTCAATACGACGCGATTTCAATCTTGGGAGATATTAACTTCTCTAACCTTTTAAGAAGAGTTGATAATCATTCTCCTTACAGATGGGCCCTACACGGATATGCCGGTGTTGGTACCATTGCTTACAGAGCATACCAAAAAGATGCCACTGGACAAAGATTGATGACTGAAGTGAAGCCATTTAAATTAGGTTCTTTATTCATGCAGGCTGGTACAGGTCTGAAGTTTAAAGTGAACAGAAGAATTGATATTGAAGGTAGATTAATGTATGTAGTAACTGGTGATGATACTTTTGATGGTGGAGGTGATCCATACAGTGATATCAACAGACGTTCTTCACAAGTTTCTGATAACTTCTTCAATGCAACGTTAGGACTTTCTGTAAAATTAGGAAAACATGAGTCTCACTTAATGTGGCATGACCCACTTCAGGAAATCTATTACAAACTTGATGTTTTGGCTAATAAAAACCAGGATATCGAAGTATGTAAGAAAGGGGATGCTGATAACGATGGAGTATGCGACGATTGGGACAGACAGCTTGACACTCCTGCAGGAGCTAGAGTGGATGGTGCCGGTGTAGCTCTTGATACAGACCTTGATGGAGTTATTGACCTTTACGATAAGTGTGTAACGGTTCCAGGACCTGTTGAAAACAACGGTTGTCCTACTACCACTACAGGACCAGTAATAGAAACTGAAACTAAACTGGAAGGTATTGAGTTTGATTTAAATTCTGACAGAATTTTACCTTCAAACACTCCTATCTTAAATAATGCCGTAAACTACATCAATTCTTCAAACGGTTCTTACAATGTTGTAGGGGCTACTGATACAAGAGGTACTGATGCTTACAACCAAAAATTATCTCAGAGAAGAGCCAACAACGTTAAGAACTATCTAATCAAAAACGGAGTTCAGTCTGGCAAATTAAACGCTGTAGGTAAAGGTGAAAAAGACCTTAAATATCCTGAGTGTGAACCAGCAACGAAATGCCCTGAGTGGAAAAACAGAGCTAACAGAAGAGTATACTTCGAAGCTAAATAATAAGCTTATTAATTTATTATATAAAAGTCACGCATTGCGTGGCTTTTTTTGTCTTAATACTTTCCTTATTTTTACAACATGATTTCTCCACAGGATTTTCAAAAGCTAAAATATGATACTCTTAAGTATTTCTGGGGCTATACCGGCTTCAGAGATTCTCAGGAAGAAATTATCAATGCTGTTATCAATGAAAAAGACAGTCTGGTACTTCTTCCTACAGGGGCCGGTAAGTCATTATGTTACCAGCTGCCTGCTTTATTAAAAGAAGGAACCTGTCTGGTGATCTCCCCTTTGCTGGCTTTAATGAAAGACCAGGTGAATCAGCTAAAATTCCGTGGTATAGAAGCAGAATACCTGTCATCTGAATTGGATGAATATGATGCTGAAGCTATTTACAATCGTTGCAAAGAAGGTCTTACCAAGCTGCTTTATGTATCTCCTGAAAGACTAACCAATATTCAGTTTCTTCAGAATATCGAAGAAATAGAGCTATCATTCATTGCTGTTGATGAGGCACACTGTATTTCTGAATGGGGACAGGATTTCCGTCCAAGCTATCAGAATATTAAAGGTTTCAGAATGAATAATCCGGAAACTCCATGCCTGGCACTTACTGCAACTGCAACTCCAAAAGTTTTGGAAGAGATCAAAAATAAGCTTGAGCTGAGAAATCCGGCTGTTTTCCAGAAAAGCTTTAAAAGAAATAATATCAAAATCTTTACAGAAGAGGTTTCCGATAAATTTCAGCGGGTTCTGGATATTTTAAAATACAATACAGATTCAGGAATTGTTTACGTAAGAACCAGAAAAGAAGCTGAACTGCTTTCAGAGTTTTTAAAGAAAAATCAGCTAAAAAATGTAGATTATTTTCATGCAGGCTTAACTACAAAGGAAAAGAATACAAGACAAAACACCTGGAATAATAGTGATAATCAGGTCTTAATTTCTACCAATGCCTTTGGGATGGGAATTGACAAGGATAATGTTCGTTTTGTGCTCCACTACTCACCTGCTGCTTCAATTGAAAATTATTACCAGGAAATAGGAAGAGCCGGAAGGGATGGTAAGGAGAGTTTTGCGTTTATGCTTTGGAACAAACAGGAGCTTTTGAACTTTGATCAAATTCTCAAAAACCAGATTCCCAACAAGGCTGAATTTTTAAAGATCATCAGCTACCTCTACTCTATTTTTCAGGTAGCAGAATTTGAGTTACCCGAGAAAACATTCCAACTGAATACAACCGGAATACAAAACTTTACCAGGTTATCAAAAGCCAAAATCAATAATGTCCTCAATTTCCTTCATAACCAGGAAATCATTTACTACAATGACAATAAAAGCCTGTCATCTTTGGAGCTTTTTATTAAATCTGATGAAATAGATCAGCTGCCACAAAAAGATGCATATTTCATAGAGCTTTTACTCCGCACTGTGTCCGGAATTACAACCCATAAAGTGATGTTCAGTGAACAACAGGTAAGTAATAAAATTGGAGTGGGTATTCCTTTAATCAAAGAACGTCTAAAGGAGCTTCAACAGAGAAACTATCTTGAATATCTGGACGGAGCTTTATCGAGTATCAAATTTCTGAAACCTCGTGATGAGAGAGCTGTCAATAATGCTTATTGGAAACTTTTTGAACATATTCAACGAAATAAGATTCAGAAATGGGAAGAAATGAAATTCTATGTTGAAGATAAGGATTACTGTAAAATGAAACTTATTCTGGCTTATTTCGGGGAAAAAAATTCAAAAAACTGCGGCCAGTGTTCTGTTTGTGAAAAGAATAAACAGTCTATTTTTGGCAAAAACATTTCCCAGCAGATCATTAATTTACTGGCAAAAAAATCAGCAACCATCGAAGAACTTTCTGTACAGCTAAGTTATCATTCCAAAGAAAGCATATTGGAAAACTTAATTTTTCTATTAGACTCCGGAAAGGTAAAAATGTTGAATTTCAGAACCTATGCACTTAATCATGGGTAATGAGTAATGAAATGATTTGCATTTTAAAAAGACCATTTCTCTTCTCCTAAGTCTCATATGCTACCCACTCTCAGAGCAAAAACTTATCTTTGCATTATGAAATCATTGAAAGTCGTTTTTTTAGGTACTCCTGAGTTTGCAAAAACTTCTTTGGAGGCTATTCATCAATCTCATCATCAGGTTGTAGGTGTGGTAACTGTAGCGGATAAAGCAAGCGGACGTGGCCAGAAAATAACCCAATCACCAGTAAAAGTGTATGCTTCAGAAAATAATATTCCTGTTTTTCAGCCGGAAAAATTAAGAAATCCTGAATTTTTAGAAGAACTCAGAAAACTGGATGCTGATGTTTTTGTAGTGGTAGCTTTTAGAATGATGCCTAAGGTTCTTTTTGAAATGCCTAGAATGGGAACATTTAACCTTCATGCATCCTTACTTCCTGACTACAGAGGTGCTGCTCCTATCAACTATGCAGTTATTAACGGGGAAGAAAAAACTGGAGCAACTACGTTCTTCATTAATGAAAAAATTGATGAAGGAAATATTCTTCTTCAGGAAGAGCTTGAAATTCTACCGGATGAAAATGCAGGAGGTCTTCATGACAGATTGATGGAAATGGGTTCAAAATTAGTCGTAAGAACATTAGATGGATTGGCTGACAATGCTATTGAAGAAAAACCTCAACCCCAGGTTGAGCACCCGAAAAATGCCTATAAAATATTCAAAGAGGATACTAGAATCAATTGGTTGGCACCCTCTAAAACTGTACATCAGTTTATTCTGGGAATGTCGCCTTATCCTGCTGCTTTCACAACTTTGAAAATTGGTGAAGAGGAAAAAGGATTAAAAATATTTAGTGGAAAATTTGAAATCTCCAATCATGGAAAGCCTGCCGGAACATTGGATATTTCAAAAAGTGAGTTCAAAATATACACTCAGGATGGTGTATACTTTCCCCAGGAACTTCAGTTAGAAGGCAAGAAAAGAATGACGGTAAAGGACTTCCTGAATGGTTTCAGAAACTTTGACGAAATAAGCCTGTAATTTTACGGTTGAATTTTAACCATACATAAAAGTCACAACAGGCATTTTTGTTGTGACTTTTCTTTTTTGAACCATTCAGGATCGTTAAGTCAAATAACTTTTTTAAGCAAAAAAAACATCGGATCTTATTCATCTTTCTTTACAATATTTTTACGAACTCTGCTGAGAGATTCAGGAGTTACTCCCAGATAAGCTGCAATTTGAATATTGGTAAGACGATGGGCTGTTTGGGGATATTTTTTTAAAAATTCAATATAGCGCTCTTCAGAAGACTTGCTTAAATTATCAATAATTCTGCGTTGTAATGCAATAATTGAACTCTGAAATTTAAGTCTCATTAATCTTTCCACTTCCGGCATCTCCTGGTAAAGCTTTTCTTTATCTTTTCTTGAAATCAAAAGAATTTCACTGTTTTCGAGTGCCTGAATGGTAAGCTTGGATGGAATCCTGTTGATGAAGCTGTCTATATCAGAGATCCACCAATTTTCAATAGCAAAATATAATATCTGCTCTGCTGCATTTCGATTGGTATGAAAAACCTTAAAACAACCACTCACTACAAATCCTTCAAAATCACAGATACTTCCTTCCATTAATAAAAACTCTTTCTTTTTTATTTTTCGATGGGTAAAGGCATTGCAATATTTTTCCAGCTTTTCATCTGAAATTTCCACATACTCCCGGATATGTTTTTGTAAAGACTCGGTCATGGTTTAAAAATAAAAAAAGGTTTAGAAAAATCCTAAACCTTTTATTTCATTTTATAAACAATTATTCAAAGTGAAGTAAATTCACTATTGTCTATTTACTTATTATAGCTGTACCAATTCAGTAACCTCTACATCATATCCTCCAACCTGAGGCTTGATAGCAGGGTTTTGAGTGATTACTTTA is a genomic window of Chryseobacterium nakagawai containing:
- the fmt gene encoding methionyl-tRNA formyltransferase translates to MKSLKVVFLGTPEFAKTSLEAIHQSHHQVVGVVTVADKASGRGQKITQSPVKVYASENNIPVFQPEKLRNPEFLEELRKLDADVFVVVAFRMMPKVLFEMPRMGTFNLHASLLPDYRGAAPINYAVINGEEKTGATTFFINEKIDEGNILLQEELEILPDENAGGLHDRLMEMGSKLVVRTLDGLADNAIEEKPQPQVEHPKNAYKIFKEDTRINWLAPSKTVHQFILGMSPYPAAFTTLKIGEEEKGLKIFSGKFEISNHGKPAGTLDISKSEFKIYTQDGVYFPQELQLEGKKRMTVKDFLNGFRNFDEISL
- a CDS encoding Crp/Fnr family transcriptional regulator — translated: MTESLQKHIREYVEISDEKLEKYCNAFTHRKIKKKEFLLMEGSICDFEGFVVSGCFKVFHTNRNAAEQILYFAIENWWISDIDSFINRIPSKLTIQALENSEILLISRKDKEKLYQEMPEVERLMRLKFQSSIIALQRRIIDNLSKSSEERYIEFLKKYPQTAHRLTNIQIAAYLGVTPESLSRVRKNIVKKDE
- a CDS encoding OmpA family protein; the protein is MKLSLAIVALALAIPTASYAQDSTAVSKGEYPNTFSSGSANVSPFTNQSKRFNDWSISAGVGVPLLQSADLTSIKNGNGKNLFGYSAYVSIDKAITHAFGINLQYDRGETRQGWFNTKDAAPDAKAVAGRTQYDAISILGDINFSNLLRRVDNHSPYRWALHGYAGVGTIAYRAYQKDATGQRLMTEVKPFKLGSLFMQAGTGLKFKVNRRIDIEGRLMYVVTGDDTFDGGGDPYSDINRRSSQVSDNFFNATLGLSVKLGKHESHLMWHDPLQEIYYKLDVLANKNQDIEVCKKGDADNDGVCDDWDRQLDTPAGARVDGAGVALDTDLDGVIDLYDKCVTVPGPVENNGCPTTTTGPVIETETKLEGIEFDLNSDRILPSNTPILNNAVNYINSSNGSYNVVGATDTRGTDAYNQKLSQRRANNVKNYLIKNGVQSGKLNAVGKGEKDLKYPECEPATKCPEWKNRANRRVYFEAK
- a CDS encoding RecQ family ATP-dependent DNA helicase, with the translated sequence MISPQDFQKLKYDTLKYFWGYTGFRDSQEEIINAVINEKDSLVLLPTGAGKSLCYQLPALLKEGTCLVISPLLALMKDQVNQLKFRGIEAEYLSSELDEYDAEAIYNRCKEGLTKLLYVSPERLTNIQFLQNIEEIELSFIAVDEAHCISEWGQDFRPSYQNIKGFRMNNPETPCLALTATATPKVLEEIKNKLELRNPAVFQKSFKRNNIKIFTEEVSDKFQRVLDILKYNTDSGIVYVRTRKEAELLSEFLKKNQLKNVDYFHAGLTTKEKNTRQNTWNNSDNQVLISTNAFGMGIDKDNVRFVLHYSPAASIENYYQEIGRAGRDGKESFAFMLWNKQELLNFDQILKNQIPNKAEFLKIISYLYSIFQVAEFELPEKTFQLNTTGIQNFTRLSKAKINNVLNFLHNQEIIYYNDNKSLSSLELFIKSDEIDQLPQKDAYFIELLLRTVSGITTHKVMFSEQQVSNKIGVGIPLIKERLKELQQRNYLEYLDGALSSIKFLKPRDERAVNNAYWKLFEHIQRNKIQKWEEMKFYVEDKDYCKMKLILAYFGEKNSKNCGQCSVCEKNKQSIFGKNISQQIINLLAKKSATIEELSVQLSYHSKESILENLIFLLDSGKVKMLNFRTYALNHG